A genomic segment from Syntrophotalea acetylenivorans encodes:
- a CDS encoding twin-arginine translocase TatA/TatE family subunit, with product MGIPGTFELILILAVVVLIFGGRKLPEIGSALGKGITNFRRSLQGKDEIDVTPKDKKDDEPKA from the coding sequence ATGGGGATTCCCGGAACCTTTGAATTAATTCTGATCCTGGCCGTTGTCGTATTAATTTTTGGCGGCCGGAAACTGCCTGAAATTGGGTCTGCCTTAGGCAAAGGCATCACCAATTTTCGCAGAAGTCTCCAGGGGAAAGACGAAATTGACGTCACCCCGAAAGACAAAAAAGACGACGAACCCAAAGCATGA
- a CDS encoding 4Fe-4S binding protein has product MAYTITDECINCGACDDSCPLGAIAEQGDVRVIDAEACTDCGACVDCCPVDCIKAP; this is encoded by the coding sequence ATGGCTTACACCATCACTGACGAATGTATCAACTGTGGTGCCTGCGACGACTCCTGTCCTCTGGGCGCTATTGCTGAGCAGGGCGATGTTCGCGTCATCGACGCCGAAGCTTGCACCGATTGTGGCGCTTGCGTTGATTGCTGTCCCGTAGACTGCATCAAAGCTCCCTGA